One genomic window of Nicotiana sylvestris chromosome 10, ASM39365v2, whole genome shotgun sequence includes the following:
- the LOC138880420 gene encoding uncharacterized protein — protein sequence MSNLSKLEFVALDITGKNYLSWVLDAEIHLDAKGLGNTIIQGNEASNQDKAKAMIFLRHHLHEGLKTEYLTVKDPLELWINLKDRYDHLKLTVLPKARYEWIHLRLQDFKTVSEYNSAIFKVSSLLKLCGDTITDDDLLEKTFSTFHASNVVLQQQYREKGFKKYSELITCLLVTEQNNTLLMKNHEARPTGSAPFPEVNAVATYDKFERKQNNYRGRGHGRKRGRGRGRNNYRHYGGNKLENNKGSQINHSKGKASMCHRCGMRGHWARICRTPEHFVKLYQASLKKKENNVEAHLTFQNNNDEAGPSNKYDSKAHPAYKDDDFEGLTNITHLEVGDFFEDID from the coding sequence atgtcaaatttatcaaaacttgaatttgtggcacttgacatcaccgggaagaactatttatcatgggtccttgatgctgaaattcaccttgacgctaaaggtcttggaaatacgattatacaaggaaatgaagcatcaaatcaggataaagcgaaggccatgattttccttcgccatcatttacatgaagggttaaaaactgaatatttaacagtaaaagatccacttgaattatggattaatttgaaggatcgatatgaccacctaaaacttacggtattaccgaaagctcggtatgagtggatacatttaaggttgcaagactttaaaactgtaagtgagtataattctgctatctttaaagtaagttctctattaaaattatgtggagacactatcacagatgatgacttattggaaaaaacattttctacttttcacgcttcaaatgtggtgctacaacaacaataccgtgaaaaaggttttaagaaatattctgagttaatcacatgcctacttgtgactgagcagaataatactctattaatgaaaaatcatgaagcccgtcccactgggtcagctccatttccggaagtgaatgctgtagcaacatatgataagtttgaaagaaaacaaaataattaccgtggtcgtggacatggtcgtaaacgtggacgtggcagggggcgaaacaattatcgtcattatggtggaaataaattggagaacaataagggttctcaaattaatcattcaaaaggtaaagctagtatgtgtcaccgatgtggtatgagaggtcattgggcacgcatttgtcgtacgccagaacattttgtcaaactttatcaagcctccctcaagaaaaaagaaaataatgtggaggcacacttgacctttcaaaataataatgatgaagcaggtccctcaaataaatatgattct